DNA sequence from the Megalops cyprinoides isolate fMegCyp1 chromosome 24, fMegCyp1.pri, whole genome shotgun sequence genome:
AGTCATCTCCGAGATCAATGGTTGCATCAGTACAGGCAAGGAGGCAAGTATTCATCTCATTTCCTGTTGtagcctcacttcctgtcactcCTCTGTCCAAAAAGGAGATGTTCCTTCAGTGCTGAACCAGTTAGCTGTTTGTTGCACAGGGGGATTTGGATGTGGTAGGTGGGGCCTAGCAGTACAGTCTGTGCATTAAAAGCTGTATACAGACGTTCTGTAACACAGTTGTTCTTATGTCCAAACTATGTGCTTGAACAGGCAAATGTTTACCATGCGACCACctctgcaggagagagcagagcaaTCAAAATCTACAAGACTTCCATCCTGCTGTTCAAGGATCGGGACAAGTATGTGAGTGGGGAGTTCAGGTGAGCTTTGGTGCACTTTGCTGCTTTACTCATACACTACGGCTGCTGTTCTTCTGATGAGCACTAAGGGAAAGCTGCCTTCAGGTTCCGTCATGGCTACTGCAAAGGAAACCCAAGGAAGATGGTGCGAACCTGGGCCGAGAAGGAAATGAGAAACCTGATCAGGTGAGCTTGTTCTGTGCTTCTGCTGGGCCagttttgattttgctgttcATCCTTATTGTACATTGCACTAGTAAAAGTCAACTGCTAGGCAGATATTCAAATACAGCTTGTTTTGCATAAAATTCTTTTaatatcatttaacatgtatatctAAGAAGAGGTCAAAGTTAATTTTGAGTTGTCTGCAAAATTCAAGTTAGGGAAAGTCTTGGATTTGACCATGTGATCAGTCTGTTTGTacattgtgtgtctgtcactctttctctctgtgtatctgtccatgtacatgtgtatgcgtgtatgtgcatgcgctATGTATGGTGTGCGTATGCTCTCTCTGTTGTGTTTATATTCGTCTATGTGTGCACTTTCtctgatgtttgtgtgtgtctgtgtctgtgtctgtgtgcccaAGGCTGCAGATGGCTGGAATCCCCAGCCCAGAGCCTATCATGCTGCGCAGCCACGTCCTGGTCATGAGCTTCATCGGCAAGAACAACACGTAAGTAAGGTTGGGTACCGAAACCCAAAAGGTTGGGTTCCTATACGACCGGTATCTACCGGACTGAATCGCAACGCAGATTGTGGTCCCACGTAACCCTTTCacgtgtacggtcacactggtgtgattggccgtttagcgcgtatgctaaaaccggtgcgattagaacactagattggagaaattctagctaattttagctttaaggaaacagtgatttaacagtgatttcaaaaaatatagcaaatgctaactgaaaactgagaaGCTTAATAtcgcaaatgaaaacacaacgaaCCATGTAACTATGTAGCATAAAAAAGTTACATGCGAAAGAGGTTATTAAGGCGCTAGGgttcttcccgtatttttttccctttagtcatacctgatgcaggaacacacctccagttttccgaggccatgtgaaatgcttccaggggaaaaaacgccactcgtatctattcgatgttgatatcacagcaacagcattaTGCTGCTTCCATGgggtagatagaaacacatggctacaaaaaataaagagtgaaaacatacaaTCTAGcgttctaatcacaccagtttggCCATACACACGAAAGGGTTAAGGTAGCCATTGCTCGTGCACAATGAAAGCCCCCAGTGTTGACTTGTTTCTCTTACCAAAGGGTCTGTTTTTGGCTAGTGTATGTGTTGAAGCATTAATGCACCAGTTGTCACAGCACTGTAAGAGGCAGatggataagagcacctgctggATGCCAGGGAACCTGTTTAAATGAGTACCACAGGATCCCCAGTCACTGCAGTGAGTCAGGGCCTCAGCAGAGGTCTTGTCTGAGAGATAGGTTTTGGGTTAACTGCATGGTGATGTTTATGCATGCTGATGCCGCCAGGCCTGCCCCCCTGCTGAAGAACGCCCTTCTTTCGGAGTCGAAAGCACGGGAGCTGTACCTGCAAGTTATTCAGAACATGAGGAGGATGTACCAGGAGGCACGGCTGGTCCACGCAGACCTCAGCGAGTTCAACATGCTGTAAGCCCCTCCCACTTGACCTTACACAGGAAGCTTCTCCGCTTCTGCTgtcagcagacagcagacacattCCAGTCAGCTCTGTCATCTTCTCACTGATGCTTGTATGTGTGGTCTTATTGTATGCAGTTACGTACTTTGCATGCTCTGGGTGAGAGCcaaattatatgtaaatgtacttcTTATGCAGGACCCTGCAAACGTCATCTTTCATTGGCAGAAATTTTGCATGTTTAGGCAGCGTGAGGGTGAATGGAATGTGCACAGGAGCATGGCATTGTCAGTGAGGCAGTATAATTGAGGCACAGCACTCTGCTCTGTTTGCGTGAAGATACCAAAGTGGGGATGCCTACATCATTGATGTCTCCCAGTCTGTGGAGCACGACCACCCCCATGCCCTGGAGTTCCTGCGCAAGGACTGCAGCAACGTTAATGGTGGGTGAGACATGAGGCCCAGTCAAGGTCCAGCAATCTGCTCCAGTGGACCGCTCCTCTTGTGGATGGGGACTATCATGCGAATCTGATTGGCTAGCACTTTGATTGGTGTGTCTCTTGCTCCTCAGACTTCTTCGTGAAGCATGAGGTGGCCGTGATGACAGTCCGGGAACTGTTTGAGTTTGTCACTGACTCCTCCATCACCAGTGACAACATCGACCACTACCTGGAAAAGGTTTCTTCTGAGCATCACACTGTGTTTAGTGTTCAgcatctgcatttgtgtgtgttgtgtatttggTAAGGCTGTCTTTGGTCAGTATggttttgtaaatatatgtttgtgtgtgtagtgaCTGGCAGTGTTTGGATTCAGGCATCAGGGGGCATTGTTTAAAGAGAGGTGACTTTGTGTCTGGTTCCAGGCAATGAAGATTGCTGCTAACAGGACAGCTGAAGAGAGGTCAAATCAGGACAAAGTGGATGAAGAAGTAAAGATGTCATCATAATTAAACACtatttaaacaatattaaacaCTGTATGCACCATCATCATTGcctctttatttttcacacaggcatttgtgtgtttaatcTCACAGAGACATGGAAACCATATTCATCGTCCTCATTTTATTGTAACATTTCAGGTGTTCAAGAAGGCCTACATCCCTCGCACCCTAACAGAGGTGACTCACTATGAGCGAGACATGGATGatatgatgaagatgaaggaggaggagtcCTCGCTCAGTGTGCAGAATGACAACGTGAGTGGCACTGACAGCATTCGTGGGCTCAGAACCTGACTGTTCCGGACCACAGGGCTACACAGAGAACGGGACTACCTCCCTTCATGGGAAGCCTTCAGTGATGCAGTCAGTTTGGATTCAcgtgccgttttttttttccctcacagatCCTGTACCAGACAGTGACAGGGCTGAAGAAGGACTTATCTGGGGTGCAGATGGTACGGGTTGCAGTCTGAGCCACATTGTACACATTGTACTCAGGTTCATACTCTCTGAAATTAGTTTTAACACACAATATGAAAGCAGGGATTTCCACCAACCTGACTTGACCCTGTCAGGTGGTTGCTGACCCTTGACCCTGTCAGGTGGTTTCTGGCCATGCTGTGGAGGTCAGTGTAATCCTGCCTAAAAGGGGTGGGCCATGAGGCGGTGCAGTGACCCTGTGTGGGTGTTTCTGACTCCACCCCTGCAGGTGCCAGCCCTGTTGGAGGACTGCGA
Encoded proteins:
- the riok1 gene encoding serine/threonine-protein kinase RIO1 is translated as MLEANIAPGQFDDADESDSEKYVSVPPSGGMLDVPALATKFSGVHLKAPSEDKNEEEEEEDEDDWDWRETGGHLTKRYTALKTGNNLQANRQHPSNKSQISTPTDKALRKFENKIHLDKLNYADSVINKVTVMQRQREADTYRVKDKSDRATVEQVLDPRTRMILFKMLTRGVISEINGCISTGKEANVYHATTSAGESRAIKIYKTSILLFKDRDKYVSGEFRFRHGYCKGNPRKMVRTWAEKEMRNLIRLQMAGIPSPEPIMLRSHVLVMSFIGKNNTPAPLLKNALLSESKARELYLQVIQNMRRMYQEARLVHADLSEFNMLYQSGDAYIIDVSQSVEHDHPHALEFLRKDCSNVNDFFVKHEVAVMTVRELFEFVTDSSITSDNIDHYLEKAMKIAANRTAEERSNQDKVDEEVFKKAYIPRTLTEVTHYERDMDDMMKMKEEESSLSVQNDNILYQTVTGLKKDLSGVQMVPALLEDCEEAGNSGLEEDRSEASSAEEQSPTGHQGEGPPVDKKERKKMAKDAQREKRKNKVPKHVKKRKEKVAKMKKGR